TCACAGATCaagtttgatctttttgttttatctcaatttttttgcCTGAATTTTTTGGTTACCTGAGTagttttgttttgttttatagttttggttttgaacATCTAATAGACGGTTGTTCTATTCACATCTGAAGAGTAAGAGTTTACAGTCTCTGGGCTGACATCGGAGATCCCGTTCGCGAACGATGGTACCTTACATTTATATCACTACATAGTCGCCTATCTTGAATCCAATTCACACTTTTCTGAGGAGCTAGAAGTCATAAGCGTTGATAGTACGAAGTAAAGGCCTACGCACgatgatgttgaaactACTTTGTCTACTGCTTCCTTTAGTAGCGGTGTCAGCCTCTCCAATCGATCTAGGGTCCCAGAAAGATTACTTGGTATTGGATTTACCAGGTCTGAGCCACCTTTCAGAGACGCAAAGACCCACCATGCACGCTGGACTACTGCCACTGAACTTGTCATTTGTTGCAGATGATGATACTGAGTACTTCTTCTGGAGGTTCTCCAAACAAGACGTTGATAGAGCGGATATTGTTTTTTGGCTAAATGGAGGTCCCGGATGTTCCTCTATGGATGGTGCCTTGATGGAACTGGGACCATTTGTTATCAACCCCAAGCAAGAAGTTGAATACAACGAAGGAACGTGGGTGGAGGCCGCTGACGTAGTGTTTGTTGATCAGCCAGGAGGGACTGGGTTCTCTTCGACTACAAATTACCTCACAGAACTAACAGAAGTTGCAGATGGCTTCGTCACATTCTTAGCTAGGTATTTCCACCTATTTCCGGCAGATGTGTACAAGAAATTTACATTAGGAGGTGAGAGTTATGCTGGTCAATATGTTCCATACATTCTAAAGGCAATCATGGACGATTTGAAGAGCGACTCTGGTCAGCTCCCTAAAGAGCTGTATTTGAAAGGTGCACTAATCGGAAATGGTTGGATAGACCCAAATGAGCAGAGCTTGTCCTATCTCGAGTTTtttatcaagaaggaaTTGATCGATATCCATGGCAGTTACATGCCTGGTCTTCTGcaacaacaagaaaagTGCCAGAATCTCATCAATCATTCCAGCGGGGAGGCCTCCGAATCACAGATTTCGTACTCTGCATGTGAGAAGATACTTAACGATGCTTTGAGGTTTACTAGGGACAAGAAGGCTCCTCTTGATCAACAATGCATCAACATGTACGATTACACTCTACGTGACACCTATCCATCTTGCGGGATGAGCTGGCCGCCGTATTTACCAGACGTGACAGCATTTTTGCAGAAAAAGTCCGTTCTAGAAGCACTCCACTTGGATTCCAGCGCTTCATGGTCTGAATGTTCAGCAAGGGTTGGAAGCCATTTAAAGAATAAGATTTCAGTTCCCTCTGTTGATATCCTTCCAGATCta
This window of the Komagataella phaffii GS115 chromosome 2, complete sequence genome carries:
- a CDS encoding Protease involved in the processing of killer toxin and alpha factor precursor gives rise to the protein MLKLLCLLLPLVAVSASPIDLGSQKDYLVLDLPGLSHLSETQRPTMHAGLLPLNLSFVADDDTEYFFWRFSKQDVDRADIVFWLNGGPGCSSMDGALMELGPFVINPKQEVEYNEGTWVEAADVVFVDQPGGTGFSSTTNYLTELTEVADGFVTFLARYFHLFPADVYKKFTLGGESYAGQYVPYILKAIMDDLKSDSGQLPKELYLKGALIGNGWIDPNEQSLSYLEFFIKKELIDIHGSYMPGLLQQQEKCQNLINHSSGEASESQISYSACEKILNDALRFTRDKKAPLDQQCINMYDYTLRDTYPSCGMSWPPYLPDVTAFLQKKSVLEALHLDSSASWSECSARVGSHLKNKISVPSVDILPDLLQEIPIILFNGDHDIICNCIGTERMIDKLEFNGDQGFTEGTEYIPWFYNEVNVGKVISERNLTYVRVYNSSHMVPFDNTPVSRGLLDIYFDNFEDVEYNNVSGIATPVYDVDKNITYIDSNDPRLQNGPKSSSTDDSAAHGNPFFYYVFELFVIVLLLCGLVYLYQYYSNSAPHSILADKHKKKSKNKSKNVRFLDDLESNLDLDNTDDKKDNSVMSKLLSSMGYQAQEPYKPLDKGANADLDIEMDSHGTSEK